Genomic segment of Calditrichota bacterium:
AAATTTTTGTAAGCGAGGTTTTGAGGGCAAAAAGTATACGCACCGGCGAGGAAGGAGAGAAGGCGATTTAACCTGATTAAATAAATTTTGAAAGGAAACAGATATGAAAGAATCAATAAGCCGACAATTAAAAGAAAACTTCAATCAATTTTGCCAGGGCTTATTCAAAGCTCAGGCGACCGGCATCATGGCACAGGAAGCTGCTGATTTGCAGGATATGTTTTTCGTGCTCTGTTTTGGCGATCTGTTAGGGATTCCCACGCCGACCTCTTATTACACCCTGGAACTGCTCCCTTACCTTGCTTCGGAATTAGAAACATGGGAGCAACGAATGGGACGAAGGTACGAAGTCGTATTTGAACGGTTTGGCAGATATGACTTCTGTTGTTGACATATTGCAAAACAAGAGCGTTATCTTTTTTGCTGGCAAAGGCGGAGTGGGCAAAACAACTTGTGCCGCGGCTTACGCTCTTCTTTGTGCCGAGAAAGGAGATAATACGCTTCTGGTGTCCACTGATCCTGCTCATTCGTTGAGCGATATCTTTGCCCAAAAGATTGGCGATAAAATCAGAAATATTTTACCCCAATTCCAGGCGCTGGAAATAAACCCGGTCAAAGAAGCTAAAAAATATATCCGAAAAGTTCAATCTGATCTGGGTAACGTGATAAGCCCCGTGTTGATCGAGGAAATAAAACGACAGATCGAAGCTGCATACCTTTCCCCTGGTGCTGAGGAGGCTGCTATTTTTGACAAATTTATTGAATTGATTGAGGATGAAGACAGCCAATACAAAAAGCTTATTTTCGACACCGCGCCCACAGGACATACTTTACGGTTATTCTCGCTGCCTGAGATACTGGGTGCCTGGATAGATCGTTTAATACAGAGACGAAAAAAAACACTACACGTGCAGGACATGTTCGCGGCAATTAATGGGAACAAACATCTAAAACAAAACGACTCCCTGTTATCTTTACTGCAAAAGAGAAAAAAGAAATTTGAATACGCCAGAGAAATATTGACAGATAGCAATAAAACGGGTTTTGTTTTTGTATTGAATCCGGAGCGGCTTCCGCTGTTGGAAACGAAAATGTCAATAAAATTATTGAAAAAACATGGCATCGGTGTGAGTGGCGCCATTGTTAATAGAATAACTCCTCACTCAGAACATGAGTTTCTCCGCCAGCGTCGAGAAGTGGAAGAAAAATACTTGATTAAAATTCACCAACTTTTTGGTAAAAAAATACTTGCCGAAATTCCATTGATAGAACGTGACATTTGTGGTATAGACGAACTGCGAATGTTGCAGGCTTATTTTGAAATTGGAGAAAAAGAAAAATGAAAACACCAGCAATCTTTTTCTTGACTCTGGCGTTATTGTATTTTCTTCAAGACATTTTGTTAAGATGGTTGTTCAGGCGCAAGTATGATAAAACAGATACTTATATTGGCAGGAACGCGCCCAATGAAATGCAACGCTATTTCGGAAACGCTATTTATTTTACGCTAATCTATTACCTTGTTATTTTTATTTACCTGATCGCAGATTTTGATTTTTGGGGGCTGGTACATAACATCTCACGCCTTGATAATTCGTTGTTTCATTGGATTGGGTTTATTTTTGGAATAATATCGATATTTCTCATGACAGCAGTTAGGCTAAATTTAGGCGAATCATGGCGGGTTGGCCTTGATTATCAATCAAGTGATGATTTAATTACCACTGGTTTCTACAAATATGTGCGGAATCCATATTTTCTGTTTCTTTTATGTTTTCAATTCTCATTAATTCTTATTGTCCCTAATGCTATTATGATTGCTTCGTATATCCAGAGCATATTACTTCTGGGACTCCAAATCCGACAGGAGGAAATGTTTTTAACTGAAAAATATGGGAATGCCTACTTGCAATATAAAACAAAAACAGGCAGGTATTTCCCTTTAATAAAGGGAGAAGAAAGCGATGGTGAGAAATAAAGCCAAGCCAGCATTTTTGTTGGCAGTAATTAGCCTAATTGCACTGTTTTCGTCAGTTTTTTCGCAGGCTGGCTGTCCTTTTGACAAGTGGCAGAAAAATGCCAGCGCGCAATGGTGGAATAGCAACGTGCCTGTAAAATATGCTCTGGCGGCAAAAGAAGTTAAAGAGCTCAACAAAATTCGAAATAAAAATTCCAAAAAAATTATACCGCTACAAGAAGAATTGCAGATTCTGAAGATTGAGTTCGGCCGTTATCTCGGGCAATCGGAAATTGACATCAGAGAAATTAAATCATTTCGGAAAAAGATATTCCATCTCGAAGAAAAAATTTTGAAACTCCAACTGGAGACTCGAGATAAAATTGCTAAAATTTTGACAAAAAAACAGAAACGATATTTTTATAATGGCGGCTATGGTTGGTGGGATAAAGAGACAAATTGGTGGCATTCGAAAAGTCAGAACAAATCAGGAAGCAGAGGACATAAAAGAATAGACCCCCACGGATGTAATTTGTAAGAATTATTTGTATCAAAATTTGAAGCAAAACAACAAAATCTGCATCTAATTTAGAGTATCTGTCCTTAATAAGTTTTTTTTGCAGTCGGTAATAACCGGTTATTTTTATTTGAAATTTATACTTAATGTGAGATTGGAACGTTTGTTCCTTATTACGTTTTTTGCTTTATCAACAATAATGTCAGGAG
This window contains:
- a CDS encoding ArsA family ATPase, whose protein sequence is MTSVVDILQNKSVIFFAGKGGVGKTTCAAAYALLCAEKGDNTLLVSTDPAHSLSDIFAQKIGDKIRNILPQFQALEINPVKEAKKYIRKVQSDLGNVISPVLIEEIKRQIEAAYLSPGAEEAAIFDKFIELIEDEDSQYKKLIFDTAPTGHTLRLFSLPEILGAWIDRLIQRRKKTLHVQDMFAAINGNKHLKQNDSLLSLLQKRKKKFEYAREILTDSNKTGFVFVLNPERLPLLETKMSIKLLKKHGIGVSGAIVNRITPHSEHEFLRQRREVEEKYLIKIHQLFGKKILAEIPLIERDICGIDELRMLQAYFEIGEKEK
- a CDS encoding isoprenylcysteine carboxylmethyltransferase family protein: MKTPAIFFLTLALLYFLQDILLRWLFRRKYDKTDTYIGRNAPNEMQRYFGNAIYFTLIYYLVIFIYLIADFDFWGLVHNISRLDNSLFHWIGFIFGIISIFLMTAVRLNLGESWRVGLDYQSSDDLITTGFYKYVRNPYFLFLLCFQFSLILIVPNAIMIASYIQSILLLGLQIRQEEMFLTEKYGNAYLQYKTKTGRYFPLIKGEESDGEK